The Chitiniphilus purpureus sequence ACAGCTAGGCGTCGCGCGCCGCCCCGGTCCGGGAGCGTGCGCTGCCGCTCACTGGCGCTCGCGCTGCCGCTTGCGGTAATCCCAGGGCGGCTGGGGCCGTGTCGCCTGCCACAAGCCGCGCTGGTCATCACTGGCCAGGCGCTGTGCCGTGGCATAGCGGGCGAAGTCGGTCTTGTCCTGCCGGCGCTTGGCATAGCGCGGGTAGTGCCAGGCGTAGCCGGCCTCGACCAGCGCCAGATTCACGTCCTCGCCATCACGCTCGATCCGCGCCACGATGCGGCCATAGCGATCCACCTCGACCACCTCGGCATGCACGCGCCGGCCGTAGA is a genomic window containing:
- a CDS encoding thermonuclease family protein → MRGAALAVLAIAALCGCLSDGPDRLGRGETLDGRVIRIADGDTLTLLDDGLREHAVRLAFIDAPEKAQAYGKAAKWQLSTRVYGRRVHAEVVEVDRYGRIVARIERDGEDVNLALVEAGYAWHYPRYAKRRQDKTDFARYATAQRLASDDQRGLWQATRPQPPWDYRKRQRERQ